GAGCTCATCCCTTGGTTGGAGGAGGTGGGGATCGAGGGGATTGCGCCCTTGGAGCGGATGGCGGGAGTGGACGTGGTAAAGATCCGGCAGCGCCACCCGCGCTTCAAGCTCATCGGCGCTTTTGACAAGCTGGTGCTGGACAAAGGGCCTGAGGCTATCCGCGCAGAATTCGAGCGCCTGTTACCCGTGATGCGGCAGGGTGGGTTTATTCCGTCGGTGGACCACCAGACGCCACCGCACGTGTCGTTGCAGCAGTACCGCGAATACCTGAGCTTGCTGCGGGAGTATTGCTCCAAGGCTGCGCTGCTTCAGGACGGCGCAATGGTGACGCCCGTCTCCTGAGAATGCTCCTTCACAAACGAGTAAAATGCTCAGCTTATAGAGCGTTGGCAGCGCCAATTAGGCCCAGGGGCCTAAAGGAGCTTTTTTAGAGTCTGCCTAGCTCTTTCCAGCGTCAGGTCGATGTCCTCGGGCTGATGCGCATAGCTGATGAACCATCGGTCGTTGGCGAAGATGCCCGCAGCGTAAAGTTCGTCGAAGAAAGCGTTGCGCAACTGCGTATCGCGCTGCGGCTCGCCAGTGGCAAAGGTGACCACGGGGGCGGGCGGAAGGCCGATGATCTTTACCGGTGCGTGAAACTCCTGAACGATCTCAGCAAGGCCTTTCATGAGCCGCTCGCCCATGGCAAAGATGTGCTCGTGGACGGGCTCTGCCTGCATGACCTCCATTGTCGCCTTGCAGGCGGCAAGGGAGAGGGTCTCGCCGCCATGGGTGATGGTGATGACGGTCTTTTCCAACTGCTGCATGAAGCGCCGTTTGCCGGCGAAGGCGGAGAGGGGATAACCGTTTGCCATAGCCTTCGCATAAGCGGCCAGGTCTGGAGTTACGCCAAAGTACTCCTGTGCACCCCCGCGTGCCAGGCGGAACCCGGTGAGCACCTCGTCGTAGATGAGCAGGGCCCCGTGCGTGTCGCACAGCTCGCGCAGGCGGCGGAGAAAGGGCGCACCGTCGGGATGCTGCCAATCGTATGGTTCGACGATGGCAGCAGCAAGCTGCTCGCCCCAGTCCGCGAAGGCGCGCTCTGCAGCTGGCACGTCACCATAGGGGACCACGTGGGTGTAGGCGCGAACCGTTGCCGGCACGCCTGAATTTGGCCAGTCGGCCACTGACCAGTCGTGGTAGCCGTGGTAACCGACGCTCAGCACGTGGTCGCGACCGGTGAAAGCCCGAGCCAGGCGCACGCAGGCCGTGCATGCATCCGCGCCTGTCTTCAGAAAGCGGACCTGCTCTATCCAGGGTACGTTCTGAAGCACCGCCTCGGCAGCCTCCAACTCCACAGGGCTGGCCATGCTGAAGAGCACGCCGCAGGACATCTGAGCGCGGACCGCCTCGTCCACCGCCGGGTGCTGGTATCCCAAGATTATGGGCCCCAGGGCGCAGCGGAAGTCGATGTACTCCCGGCCGTCGAGGTCCCACAGTCGGCAACCTTTGGCACGACGAATGAAGGGTGGCATGTGGGGCCATTCAGGTTTGTACCGCTTCGCATTCGTTTGGGTGGCCCAGGGGATAACCTGGAGGGCTCTTTCGTAGTGCTGGCGATGAGCGGAAGTCATGATGTGGGCCCTTTCTCAGCTTGTCTCGTGGCATGACGACTTTGAAAAGTATGTTCTTGCTATGAGGAAATCAAGCTGTTTTTCTGCAAACTACGCGGTACATGGCCGTTTGGTACTGACAAGTGGACTCTGTTGGGCATGAACATGCGCTACCTGGCACCTGCTGACTACTACGCTCTCCTGTTGTACGCCGTCTTGCTGGTGGGGATAGGCGTCTACTTCTCCCGATTTATGAAGGGTGCCAAGGAGTTTTTCGCGGGCGGCAACATGATACCGTGGTGGGTAAGCGGGATATCGCTGTACATGGGGAACTTCACTGCCTGGACCTTTACCGGGGCCGCGGGATTTGTGTACCACACTGGGCTGTTCGGGGTCATCTACTTCCTCACCTGGTCACTGGCCTTTTTCATCGGCTATCGGATCACTGCGGCCCGATGGCGACGCGCGCGCGTGGTCTCGCCGGTGGAGTACACGA
This is a stretch of genomic DNA from Calditrichota bacterium. It encodes these proteins:
- a CDS encoding aminotransferase class III-fold pyridoxal phosphate-dependent enzyme, which translates into the protein MPPFIRRAKGCRLWDLDGREYIDFRCALGPIILGYQHPAVDEAVRAQMSCGVLFSMASPVELEAAEAVLQNVPWIEQVRFLKTGADACTACVRLARAFTGRDHVLSVGYHGYHDWSVADWPNSGVPATVRAYTHVVPYGDVPAAERAFADWGEQLAAAIVEPYDWQHPDGAPFLRRLRELCDTHGALLIYDEVLTGFRLARGGAQEYFGVTPDLAAYAKAMANGYPLSAFAGKRRFMQQLEKTVITITHGGETLSLAACKATMEVMQAEPVHEHIFAMGERLMKGLAEIVQEFHAPVKIIGLPPAPVVTFATGEPQRDTQLRNAFFDELYAAGIFANDRWFISYAHQPEDIDLTLERARQTLKKLL